One window from the genome of Cyclobacterium amurskyense encodes:
- a CDS encoding RagB/SusD family nutrient uptake outer membrane protein, with the protein MKKINIFIVLLGIMASSCEEFLTLTPETALSSATFYKTEADFEQAVNATYAPLRSIADDRSWLLCEMRSDNTIYARNINFGATEQQEDISDHALPEAQGITSNTHVLNQYRQDYLIIARANQILSVIDEVEFDQDKKDNLKGQALFLRGYAYYELARYFGGVPLHLEPVTTREEAALPITPEAEIYNQLVSDIQASIALLPVRSNQGVGRASKGAAQMLLADVYITQKKWSEAETLLKAIVSSGEYELIENYENVFSESVGNKNNAESLFEVQYLEGPEGLNGNFLYSFMPRPISSQELQPITGTSNTQGLDGEGNNVPTPDIIAAYEDGDLRKDASIAYVEIAGSDREDKVYPYIKKYAKAHALHGNHGINWPIYRYAEVLLFLAEALNEQGKTAEAAEYLNEIRERAGLDATTASGQADMREAIFKERRVELAFENKRWFDIVRADRVQEIIGDFGQRALANPLDYYYPEGATFRSNAFTNITKYYALPAAEAEITPHF; encoded by the coding sequence ATGAAAAAAATAAATATATTCATAGTGCTTTTGGGTATTATGGCGTCAAGCTGTGAAGAGTTTTTGACCCTAACTCCCGAGACGGCACTTAGTTCAGCCACCTTTTATAAGACAGAGGCGGATTTTGAGCAAGCGGTTAATGCAACTTATGCACCACTTCGTTCCATAGCTGATGACCGTTCTTGGTTATTATGTGAAATGCGTTCGGACAATACGATCTATGCCAGGAATATCAACTTTGGAGCTACAGAGCAACAAGAAGATATTTCTGACCATGCCTTGCCTGAAGCGCAGGGAATTACTTCAAATACCCATGTGCTTAATCAGTACCGACAGGATTACCTTATTATCGCCAGAGCCAATCAAATTCTTTCGGTAATCGATGAGGTTGAATTTGACCAAGACAAAAAGGATAATTTAAAAGGACAAGCGCTTTTCTTAAGAGGCTATGCTTATTATGAATTGGCAAGGTATTTTGGTGGTGTACCACTTCATTTAGAGCCTGTTACTACAAGAGAAGAAGCGGCCCTACCGATCACACCTGAAGCAGAGATTTACAATCAACTTGTAAGTGATATTCAAGCTTCAATTGCTTTGCTTCCTGTACGTTCGAATCAAGGAGTAGGTAGAGCTTCTAAGGGTGCAGCGCAAATGTTGCTTGCAGATGTTTACATCACACAAAAGAAATGGTCAGAAGCTGAGACTTTGTTGAAAGCCATAGTTAGTAGTGGAGAATATGAACTTATAGAAAATTATGAAAATGTATTTTCCGAAAGTGTGGGTAATAAAAACAATGCAGAATCTTTATTTGAGGTACAGTACCTTGAAGGTCCTGAAGGCTTGAATGGAAACTTCTTGTACAGCTTTATGCCGAGACCAATTTCTTCTCAGGAGTTACAGCCCATTACAGGGACATCCAATACTCAAGGGCTTGATGGAGAAGGTAACAATGTTCCTACCCCCGATATTATTGCGGCTTATGAAGATGGAGATTTGAGAAAAGATGCATCCATCGCTTATGTAGAGATTGCGGGAAGTGATAGAGAAGACAAGGTTTATCCTTACATTAAGAAATATGCAAAGGCCCATGCCTTGCATGGAAACCACGGCATTAATTGGCCTATCTACCGGTATGCAGAAGTTCTACTTTTCTTGGCTGAGGCCCTTAATGAGCAAGGTAAAACTGCAGAAGCTGCAGAATATCTGAACGAAATCAGAGAAAGAGCTGGATTGGACGCAACAACTGCTTCCGGCCAAGCCGATATGCGAGAAGCTATCTTTAAAGAAAGAAGAGTGGAATTGGCCTTTGAGAACAAAAGATGGTTTGATATTGTCAGAGCGGATAGGGTTCAAGAGATCATTGGAGATTTTGGTCAAAGAGCCTTAGCAAATCCTTTGGATTATTATTATCCTGAAGGTGCTACATTCAGATCCAATGCTTTTACTAATATCACCAAATATTACGCATTGCCTGCAGCTGAAGCTGAGATAACCCCTCACTTCTAA
- a CDS encoding SusC/RagA family TonB-linked outer membrane protein, whose product MKKNCYQFLDSKQLFSLLAAMLLSFASYAQSTVSGVVRSEGDNETIPGVSVLVKGTTRGTVTDLDGKFQVEAAAGEVLSVSYIGYATKEITIQGGQTQYDVTLASSVSDLTEVVVVGYGSQLKKEITGSVQTIDGDDLMDMPVSQMAQKLQGQLAGVQINQTTGRPGQGMNVRIRGQLSVSAGSDPLYVVDGFPITGDISTLNPDEIQDITILKDAASTSLYGSRAANGVVLITTKRGKAGQSSVSLNVYTGIQNVPHYNRLEMMDAVEFAQFKKEYYEDAGRPVPDMFQNPSSYEGKTQDWYDALLQTAPISNYNLTINSNTEKMRTSVVAGYFDQEGVVLNTDYERFSLRINSDYTASDKLTMGFNLAPQYVRDNTPRTDGSRGTGILFNALHAWPNMPIYDDEGELTYYNRFPAETGNIFAYPNYVRSALEITNETKQTNLLSNAYVQYEPIEGLFVKSTINAEIRNSKYFYFNPSTATSGINIAIPAVASSVRDHYDNFSWLNENTVTYNKSINDHNFQLLGGFTNQKFRRERTRVAADTYADDRLPTIQGAININRGGSVSDVQEWSLTSFLSRLTYNFKGKYLMTAAIRADGSSRFGSENRWGVFPSVSAGWVLSDEGFLNTSDKVSFAKLRGSFGVTGNNNIGNYTQYALVSNTVNHVFDNTVVPGAAITSLSNPFLGWETTRQFDIGLDLGLFDDRVTFIYDYYSKNTTNLLYNVQIPQEAGFGSFTDNIGEIKFWGHEFSITSRNTEGRLIWTTNANISFNRNRVEALADGIDRVYGSYHITQVGQPFGQFYGLRKLGNYMDQDDLDNSPQVPGRSTVGSIKLEDINGDGIITRGGDNDDRTIIGNPFPDFTYGITNNFKYGQWDLNIIASGSHGNQLYMRHLYSTANLDGVFNMVAKATDRFRSPSDPGEGIFGTTVGGGNVTGIERDWANSNFVYDASFFSIKNITLGYDIGKIANVVKGARVYASVQNVYIFTPYWGGPNPEVSQDNGTGDGGNLSPGVDLTGYPIPRTFTIGANITF is encoded by the coding sequence ATGAAAAAAAATTGTTACCAATTTTTGGATAGCAAGCAGCTATTTTCCCTTTTAGCTGCTATGTTATTGAGTTTCGCTTCTTATGCGCAAAGCACCGTTTCGGGTGTGGTACGCTCAGAAGGCGATAACGAAACAATACCGGGAGTGTCGGTATTGGTGAAAGGGACTACACGAGGAACAGTTACGGACCTCGATGGAAAGTTTCAGGTGGAAGCTGCCGCAGGAGAAGTCCTTTCGGTAAGTTATATCGGGTATGCGACCAAAGAAATCACTATTCAAGGTGGTCAAACGCAATATGATGTTACCCTAGCCTCTTCTGTGAGCGATTTGACAGAAGTTGTTGTGGTGGGTTATGGTAGTCAGTTGAAAAAAGAGATCACCGGTTCGGTGCAAACCATAGATGGTGATGATCTGATGGATATGCCAGTGTCTCAAATGGCTCAAAAGTTACAGGGGCAGTTGGCAGGTGTACAAATAAACCAAACTACAGGTAGACCAGGACAGGGAATGAACGTCCGTATCAGGGGGCAACTTTCTGTTTCTGCAGGTAGTGATCCCTTATATGTAGTGGATGGTTTCCCTATCACAGGAGATATTTCCACTTTGAACCCGGATGAAATTCAGGATATCACAATTTTGAAAGATGCTGCCTCTACTTCTCTTTACGGTTCTAGAGCTGCGAACGGTGTGGTTCTAATTACTACTAAAAGAGGTAAAGCAGGACAGTCTAGTGTTTCTCTAAATGTGTACACTGGTATTCAAAATGTACCACACTACAACCGTCTGGAAATGATGGATGCGGTTGAGTTTGCCCAGTTTAAAAAGGAGTATTATGAGGATGCTGGCAGACCTGTGCCGGACATGTTTCAAAATCCGTCTTCTTATGAAGGAAAAACCCAGGATTGGTATGACGCTTTGCTACAAACAGCGCCAATTTCTAATTACAACCTGACCATTAATTCCAATACAGAAAAAATGAGAACTTCTGTAGTGGCTGGTTATTTTGACCAAGAAGGTGTGGTATTGAACACGGATTATGAACGTTTTTCATTGAGGATTAACTCTGATTATACTGCTTCTGACAAGCTTACTATGGGATTCAATCTTGCCCCTCAATATGTAAGGGACAATACACCTAGAACAGATGGTTCAAGAGGTACAGGTATTTTGTTCAATGCTCTACATGCATGGCCAAATATGCCAATATATGATGATGAAGGTGAATTGACATATTACAATAGGTTCCCTGCTGAAACAGGTAATATATTTGCCTATCCGAACTATGTTCGTTCTGCTTTAGAGATCACCAATGAGACCAAGCAAACCAACTTGCTTTCAAATGCATATGTTCAGTATGAGCCTATTGAAGGATTATTTGTTAAATCTACCATCAATGCTGAAATAAGAAATAGCAAATATTTTTATTTCAACCCATCTACGGCCACTTCAGGAATCAACATTGCTATTCCAGCAGTTGCTTCTTCTGTAAGGGATCATTATGATAATTTTAGCTGGTTGAATGAAAATACGGTTACTTATAACAAATCTATCAATGACCATAACTTCCAGTTATTGGGAGGTTTTACTAACCAGAAATTCAGAAGAGAGAGAACAAGAGTTGCAGCAGATACCTATGCTGATGACAGGCTTCCTACCATTCAAGGTGCAATTAACATCAATAGAGGTGGTTCCGTTTCTGACGTACAGGAGTGGTCATTGACTTCATTCCTTTCTAGATTGACTTATAACTTTAAAGGCAAGTATTTGATGACTGCAGCCATAAGGGCTGATGGGTCCTCTCGATTTGGTTCTGAAAATCGTTGGGGTGTGTTCCCTTCAGTATCTGCTGGTTGGGTATTATCTGACGAAGGTTTCTTGAATACAAGTGACAAAGTTTCCTTTGCTAAACTTAGAGGTAGCTTTGGTGTTACTGGTAACAATAACATCGGTAATTATACCCAATATGCATTGGTTAGTAATACCGTAAACCATGTATTTGACAATACAGTGGTACCAGGGGCTGCCATTACCTCATTATCCAATCCTTTCCTAGGATGGGAAACAACCAGGCAATTTGATATAGGACTTGATTTAGGCTTGTTTGATGATCGTGTAACTTTCATTTATGATTATTACTCGAAAAACACCACCAATCTGTTGTACAATGTGCAGATTCCTCAGGAAGCAGGCTTTGGAAGCTTTACCGATAATATTGGTGAGATCAAATTCTGGGGTCATGAATTTTCTATCACTTCAAGAAATACCGAAGGAAGATTAATATGGACAACCAATGCCAATATCTCTTTCAATAGAAATAGGGTAGAAGCTTTGGCTGATGGTATAGACCGAGTATATGGTTCTTATCACATCACCCAGGTAGGACAGCCTTTCGGTCAATTTTACGGTCTGAGAAAGCTAGGTAATTATATGGATCAAGATGATTTAGATAATTCTCCTCAGGTTCCTGGACGGTCTACTGTAGGATCCATTAAACTAGAAGATATTAATGGTGATGGTATCATTACACGTGGAGGAGACAATGATGACAGAACAATCATAGGAAATCCTTTCCCTGACTTTACTTATGGTATTACCAATAACTTTAAGTACGGACAATGGGATTTGAATATCATTGCTTCCGGCTCACATGGCAATCAGTTGTACATGAGACACCTATATAGTACAGCCAATTTGGATGGAGTATTTAATATGGTTGCAAAAGCAACTGATCGTTTCCGCTCTCCTTCTGATCCGGGTGAAGGAATCTTCGGAACCACAGTAGGGGGTGGTAATGTGACAGGGATCGAAAGAGACTGGGCAAATAGCAATTTTGTTTATGATGCTTCTTTCTTTTCTATCAAAAACATTACGCTTGGTTATGACATCGGAAAAATTGCCAATGTTGTGAAAGGTGCCAGAGTGTATGCCTCAGTACAGAATGTGTATATCTTTACTCCTTACTGGGGAGGTCCTAACCCAGAAGTTAGTCAAGACAATGGAACAGGTGATGGAGGTAATCTAAGCCCAGGAGTTGACCTTACAGGTTACCCAATTCCTCGTACCTTCACTATCGGTGCAAACATTACATTCTAA
- a CDS encoding RagB/SusD family nutrient uptake outer membrane protein: MKKYFNITILCIGILLLGTSCDEEFLNKTDPTVLVSDNFYQTEKQVIQAINGVYGQLRGWHLNQWQYTEFISDNTTLHFNPGNRGSGPSLEALEFWQYNPATSNVTNLYNSTYGIMVNVNTGLSKLPESNATEAIKLRSEGELKMIRAYLYFHLVQHFGDVIVITEPVKSPAEAFEYNRSPVETVYQQIISDLNFAIGALPANYGSDDIGRVTKGAALSLLGKVHLTRKNYSAAIETLNQVTSLGYDLLDNYEDIFDPQNKNHQESIWDIQYQGDNQYGVNSNFIYTFAPRESGGAVIDFPGQDGGGWNTPTNEIIALYEEGDLRKDVSLKEGYTNLQGEYVGVPFINKFNHPHTIRGVTNDNWPVIRYADVLLMLAEAINEVDGPTGTAYSYLNEIRDRAGLDPINGLGKDEFREVLLNERRIELAFENHRWFDLKRTKSASALVTMLNAYGLRERANPTTSREGIPFSNNDFIFEAHEILFPIPQDQMRINSSLVQNPGY; the protein is encoded by the coding sequence ATGAAAAAGTATTTTAATATAACGATCCTTTGCATAGGCATTCTGCTGCTAGGCACATCCTGTGATGAAGAGTTTCTGAATAAAACAGACCCTACGGTTTTGGTGTCTGATAATTTTTACCAGACAGAAAAACAAGTCATACAGGCCATAAACGGTGTGTATGGACAGTTGAGAGGTTGGCACTTGAATCAATGGCAGTATACTGAGTTTATTTCAGACAATACTACCCTACATTTCAATCCTGGAAACAGAGGTAGCGGACCAAGCCTTGAGGCCTTGGAGTTTTGGCAATACAATCCTGCCACCTCTAACGTTACCAACTTGTACAACAGTACCTATGGGATAATGGTAAATGTCAATACCGGGCTAAGTAAACTGCCTGAATCCAATGCTACCGAGGCCATCAAATTGAGGTCTGAAGGTGAGCTGAAAATGATCAGGGCTTACCTTTACTTTCATCTGGTGCAGCATTTTGGTGATGTAATTGTTATTACCGAACCTGTGAAATCTCCTGCTGAAGCATTTGAGTACAACAGATCACCAGTTGAAACGGTATACCAACAGATTATCTCAGACCTTAATTTCGCCATAGGTGCTTTACCTGCCAATTATGGATCAGACGATATCGGTAGGGTAACAAAAGGTGCGGCTTTAAGTTTACTGGGTAAGGTTCACCTGACCAGAAAAAATTACTCTGCTGCGATAGAAACATTGAATCAGGTAACTTCCTTGGGTTACGATTTGCTGGATAATTATGAGGATATCTTTGATCCGCAGAATAAAAACCATCAGGAATCCATTTGGGATATTCAATACCAGGGCGACAATCAATACGGGGTCAACAGTAATTTTATCTATACATTTGCCCCGAGAGAATCCGGAGGAGCGGTCATTGATTTTCCAGGCCAGGATGGTGGTGGCTGGAACACGCCTACCAATGAGATCATTGCCTTGTACGAAGAAGGAGATTTGAGAAAAGATGTTTCTTTAAAGGAAGGTTATACCAATCTTCAAGGTGAATATGTTGGCGTACCATTTATCAATAAATTCAATCATCCACATACTATCAGAGGGGTAACCAATGACAATTGGCCTGTAATTAGGTATGCGGATGTGCTATTGATGCTTGCTGAGGCAATCAATGAAGTGGACGGTCCTACTGGAACTGCCTATAGCTACTTAAATGAGATCCGTGACAGAGCAGGGTTGGATCCTATCAATGGGTTAGGCAAGGATGAGTTTAGAGAAGTGCTTCTAAATGAGCGCAGGATTGAGCTGGCATTTGAGAACCACCGTTGGTTTGATTTGAAACGCACCAAATCTGCCAGTGCCTTAGTTACCATGCTTAATGCCTATGGACTAAGAGAGCGTGCAAATCCTACGACTTCCAGAGAGGGAATACCTTTTTCAAACAATGACTTTATTTTTGAGGCTCATGAGATTCTATTCCCTATACCACAGGATCAAATGAGAATAAATTCTTCATTGGTTCAAAATCCAGGTTATTAA
- a CDS encoding c-type cytochrome: MKNWLMAGLILLMMGSCGQSDVDQKEVHPKVAKLKLPTGFEAEHLYSPGENDQGSWVGMTFDDKNRLLTVDQYGAIYRMEVPPIGSDSLTPTVNKLIIGDAGDDKIGMGYAQALLYAFNSLYVMVNHRANDDFDKSTGLYRLQDTNGDDQFDKITTVREFTGSPGEHGPHSMVVSPDGKSIYIVVGNHIDVPEMDHYRIPRVWENDNLIPEIKDPRGHANSRGAPGGWVAKIDPEGKEWELISVGYRNPFDVAFNEVGDLFTYDSDMEWDFGMPWYRPTRINHVTSGSEYGWRTGNMKWSPDYTDNLPAVLNIGQGSPTNVFYGSKAKFPEEYRNALYAFDWSFGIMYKINLKPNGGSYTATGEEFISGSPLPLTDGVIGPDGALYFMTGGRRLESDLYRVHYTGDLSGEPKGGLTEADLPEEHKIRRSLEAYHSGPKSGAIDFAWPYLSHKDRFVQYAARIVVEHQPLSEWQSKALNETNPRALTQAIIALARHGNASQRNQMIEALMGLDYGSLNEEDQMNLARAFEVVIARHGNPTGSVRDQLIGYLDAQFPAETNRVNRVIGKVLVKIEAPTAVPKLLGMLENAKDDPNFQKTLTASSDLIMRNPQYGLDIANMLANVPPAQQTYLATVLGGAKAGWDESSYEKYFNWTNNAFQYKGGRSYVGFIDRARKMALSTVPKSKFDHYDELSGGKRLSGSGNEIVETTIQPEGPGKRWTVEQAAPLVEELKGRDLEKGKAMFNATLCISCHAMGGEGGAVGPDLTQLGTRFSPKDILEATINPNDVISDQYAAMVFVMGDKSSVVGRLIREDETTYYISQNPFSPDMIVEIPKDKVTSTKESEVSVMLPGLVNRLNEEELKDLMAYLVSGGNPNHEVYK, translated from the coding sequence ATGAAGAACTGGCTAATGGCTGGATTGATCCTGTTAATGATGGGATCATGTGGTCAAAGCGATGTTGACCAAAAGGAGGTGCATCCCAAGGTAGCCAAATTAAAATTGCCGACAGGTTTTGAAGCTGAACACTTATATAGCCCGGGAGAGAATGACCAGGGATCATGGGTGGGAATGACCTTCGATGATAAAAACCGACTTTTAACCGTAGACCAATACGGTGCGATTTATCGCATGGAGGTTCCGCCGATTGGTTCAGATTCTTTGACTCCAACAGTGAATAAATTGATTATTGGAGATGCAGGAGATGATAAAATAGGTATGGGTTATGCTCAGGCTTTATTGTATGCCTTTAACAGCCTATATGTAATGGTAAATCATCGTGCCAATGATGATTTTGACAAGAGTACAGGTCTTTATAGACTTCAAGATACCAATGGAGATGATCAATTTGATAAAATAACAACCGTAAGAGAATTTACTGGTAGCCCTGGAGAACATGGTCCTCACAGTATGGTCGTTTCACCCGATGGAAAGTCAATATACATTGTTGTAGGAAATCATATTGACGTTCCTGAAATGGATCATTACAGAATTCCACGTGTTTGGGAAAATGACAACCTGATTCCTGAAATCAAGGATCCTAGAGGTCATGCCAACAGTAGAGGAGCACCAGGAGGATGGGTAGCTAAAATTGATCCTGAAGGTAAAGAATGGGAGTTAATTAGTGTAGGTTATAGAAATCCATTTGATGTAGCTTTCAATGAAGTAGGTGATTTGTTTACTTATGATTCTGATATGGAGTGGGACTTTGGCATGCCATGGTACAGACCTACTCGAATCAATCACGTAACAAGTGGTAGTGAATATGGTTGGAGAACAGGAAACATGAAATGGTCTCCGGATTACACAGATAATCTTCCAGCAGTATTGAATATTGGCCAGGGTTCCCCTACCAATGTGTTTTATGGTAGTAAAGCAAAATTCCCTGAAGAGTATCGAAATGCACTTTATGCTTTTGATTGGAGTTTTGGCATCATGTACAAAATTAACCTGAAGCCAAATGGCGGGTCTTATACGGCTACAGGTGAAGAATTTATTTCAGGCTCTCCACTTCCTTTGACAGATGGTGTGATCGGACCTGATGGTGCTTTGTATTTTATGACTGGTGGTAGACGCCTTGAGTCTGACTTGTACAGAGTTCATTATACTGGAGACCTAAGTGGTGAGCCTAAAGGTGGTCTTACGGAAGCAGACCTTCCTGAAGAACACAAAATCCGTAGAAGCTTAGAAGCATACCATTCTGGACCAAAATCTGGTGCGATTGATTTTGCTTGGCCATATTTGAGCCATAAGGACAGGTTTGTACAATATGCGGCAAGGATAGTTGTAGAACATCAACCACTTTCCGAATGGCAAAGCAAAGCATTGAACGAAACCAATCCAAGGGCTTTGACTCAGGCAATTATTGCCTTAGCGAGACATGGAAATGCTTCACAGAGAAATCAAATGATAGAAGCATTGATGGGCTTAGATTATGGGTCACTCAATGAGGAAGATCAAATGAATTTGGCCAGAGCTTTTGAAGTAGTTATTGCCAGACATGGTAACCCAACTGGTTCTGTAAGAGATCAATTGATTGGCTATTTGGATGCCCAGTTTCCGGCAGAAACAAACAGGGTAAACAGGGTGATAGGCAAAGTTTTGGTGAAAATAGAAGCACCTACTGCAGTGCCTAAATTATTGGGCATGTTAGAAAATGCAAAAGATGATCCTAATTTCCAGAAAACACTTACAGCTTCGTCTGACCTGATCATGAGAAACCCTCAGTATGGTTTGGATATAGCAAATATGCTTGCCAATGTGCCTCCTGCGCAACAAACTTATTTGGCTACAGTACTTGGAGGAGCCAAAGCTGGTTGGGATGAGTCTTCTTATGAAAAATATTTCAATTGGACCAATAATGCATTCCAGTACAAAGGTGGTAGAAGTTATGTAGGCTTTATTGACAGAGCTAGAAAAATGGCACTAAGTACTGTTCCAAAATCCAAGTTTGATCATTACGATGAACTATCAGGAGGTAAAAGGCTTTCCGGATCTGGAAATGAGATTGTGGAAACGACTATTCAGCCTGAAGGCCCTGGTAAAAGATGGACCGTTGAGCAGGCAGCACCTTTAGTAGAAGAGCTTAAAGGAAGAGACCTTGAAAAAGGCAAGGCAATGTTTAATGCCACACTTTGTATTTCTTGTCATGCCATGGGTGGCGAAGGTGGAGCCGTAGGTCCTGACCTTACTCAGCTTGGTACCCGATTTAGTCCTAAGGATATTCTTGAAGCGACCATTAACCCTAATGACGTGATTTCTGATCAATATGCCGCTATGGTATTTGTGATGGGAGACAAGTCTTCGGTTGTTGGAAGGTTAATAAGAGAGGATGAAACGACTTATTATATATCACAAAATCCTTTTTCTCCAGACATGATTGTGGAGATTCCAAAAGATAAGGTGACAAGTACGAAAGAGTCAGAAGTATCTGTGATGCTTCCAGGTTTAGTCAAT